GAAGAGTTTCGCACTACGTGCTCATTGGTAGCTATCTTGCCGTCACGGGTGACAAATACTCCACTGCCTGCTCGATCAGCATGACTGACAGGAGCTTCTGCATCGAGTGTTTTAGTGACGCGCACCACAGACTCGCTCGGCTTGAGATACCCTCTGCTACTGGGCAGCGTCTGGTATTCAACAAGGCCCATTCCTTGCTCCTGCGAGCCCCACATACCAAGATCGCGAGATGTGCTTCTGGTCAACCGATCTAGCGGCTGCTGGGTGATGCGACGGTGCAGAACGGCTACTTTCCCGATGTCAAACTTCTGCGGGTCAAGGCCGAGTTGTTTGCTGACCTGAAGTTGAAAATCAGTGCTGTTTCTGTTTCCGGGCAGAGCGGTGGTGTCAAAGTGAAACGGTGATTTCGGCCGAAATAATTGTTTCCCTACGGACGGAAACAGTCTGTCAGCTGCCTTAGCGGCTGCTGATAGGAGGCCACTCTCGGCCAGCAAAAGAGCGCCAGTT
The genomic region above belongs to Vicinamibacterales bacterium and contains:
- a CDS encoding serine protease; the encoded protein is MFNPVKAALTAREALPLVERTGALLLAESGLLSAAAKAADRLFPSVGKQLFRPKSPFHFDTTALPGNRNSTDFQLQVSKQLGLDPQKFDIGKVAVLHRRITQQPLDRLTRSTSRDLGMWGSQEQGMGLVEYQTLPSSRGYLKPSESVVRVTKTLDAEAPVSHADRAGSGVFVTRDGKIATNEHVVRNSSKLSVETLDGKIYAARVVSLDTSNDLAILQLSDFPNGTKFSVPTFADRETFMQGSRVAAIGHHGGLKGLIASPGQFNCASTWGKNRYTIDSVMPGASGSPIFDNRGQLVGLVAKISPITPGQVTGPSTDLIRRVLMQIGVRA